A section of the Ranitomeya imitator isolate aRanImi1 chromosome 7, aRanImi1.pri, whole genome shotgun sequence genome encodes:
- the ATXN2L gene encoding ataxin-2-like protein isoform X5 yields the protein MQLLRAADGDLCVPPSGASSYRGRSIVKGLQPPVFEGIYNNSRMLHFLTAVVGSTCDVKVKNGTTYQGIFKTLSSKFELAIDAVHKKTSDQVPGPKREEIVDTMIFKHSDVMLVHFHNVDFSYATKDKFTDSAIAMNSKVNGEHKDKVLMRWDGGENSDDYDLDSDISNGWDANEMFKFNEDIHGVKTTYDSSLSSYTVPLEKDNSEEFRQREARATLLAREIESSPQYRARIAIENDECRTEEEKHSAVQRPSTDRDSPSLGSRDGKYNPLPQRVRDGSRGALRTNSSRGGRSGMGMTSRAPPQHYPDTSSSPIPEQRGINGGPSRMSPKSQRPIPRSTKPMSSPSSRPIEVSTSPSGSSRVYTPLSPKSASSASSMDSSSQSSTPDPRPAAEMSISTKPASPKTVAPSSEGKDPQAPVKELSSPCEIAKPPCKVLQTEQKRNQLDELRKFGAEFRLQATPCPDASLESFSLRQREQLESKMAPLDPVHVEIPESRDLGQKIPESVEETKEEQRICENNERPEEAASPASKGDAEEKEEQVVCEYVYRGQVKKSTLNPNAKEFNPTKVLLAVNKATSTPTSPGPRSHSSTTTIPMLTAGQSGVYSPYISYINPLHMSPAVQAPQMYPYPVSNSVPGQQGKYRTKGPPQRSDQQNSATSLMQAAAAAGPPLVAATPYPSYISYSPQQFPGQPTMMQPMAHYPSQPVFAQMLQGNPRMIASGNHPQALVSSSNPQYQPTEQPTPQTLYAAVHQSYSHHAPQLHPQPASTPTQSQQQSQHANPSPVQHQAGQPPHLGSAQPQQNLYHTAALTGTPPSMTPGPTAQSPQNSYPQQAVYAIHAHQQLQHGYANMSHVAQAHLQSGVTGAPPHPGAPHPPHPGAPHPTPVMLLHPSQTHGGPPQATVSQTGVSTPSPYTYIPHPQVQSHPSQQLPFHPPGN from the exons ATGCAGCTTCTCCGGGCGGCGGACGGTGACCTGTGCGTGCCGCCATCGGGGGCCTCATCTTACCG GGGTCGGAGCATAGTGAAGGGTCTTCAGCCTCCG GTCTTTGAAGGCATTTATAATAACTCCAGAATGCTGCATTTTTTAACTGCTGTAGTG ggCTCGACGTGTGATGTGAAGGTGAAGAACGGGACCACGTACCAAGGCATCTTCAAGACCTTGAGCTCTAAG TTTGAGTTGGCCATCGATGCCGTGCACAAGAAGACGAGCGACCAGGTGCCAGGGCCGAAGCGCGAGGAGATCGTGGACACCATGATCTTCAAGCACTCGGACGTGATGCTCGTCCACTTCCACAATGTGGATTTCAGCTACGCTACGAAAG ATAAGTTCACAGATTCTGCCATCGCCATGAACTCCAAGGTGAATGGGGAACACAAGGACAAGGTTCTGATGCGCTGGGACGGAGGAGAAAACAGCGACGACTACGACCTGGACTCTGATATA TCCAATGGCTGGGATGCCAATGAGATGTTCAAGTTTAATGAGGACATCCATGGAGTGAAGACGACGTATGACAGCAGTCTGTCCTCATACAC AGTACCTCTAGAAAAAGACAACTCTGAGGAGTTCAGGCAGCGGGAGGCCCGGGCGACTCTCCTGGCCCGGGAGATCGAGTCCAGCCCGCAGTACAGAGCGCGGATCGCCATCGAGAACGACGAATGCCGGACAGAGGAGGAGAAGCACAGCGCGGTGCAGAGGCCCAGCACCGACCGAGACAGCCCCAGCCTCGGCTCAAG GGATGGAAAGTACAATCCTCTACCACAGCGGGTCCGAGATGGCTCACGAGGAGCCCTACGAACAAACTCCTCCAGAGGAGGCAGGTCCGGGATGGGGATGACGTCCCGTGCGCCCCCTCAGCATTATCCGGACACAAGCTCCAGCCCCATCCCCGAGCAGCGGGGCATAAATGGTG GGCCCTCAAGGATGTCCCCCAAATCGCAGCGTCCTATCCCCCGATCCACCAAGCCCATGTCCTCTCCGTCCAGCCGCCCTATAGAAGTTTCTACCTCCCCATCAG GTTCCTCCCGAGTCTACACCCCCCTGTCTCCAAAATCTGCCTCCTCTGCTAGCTCCATGGATTCATCTTCTCAGTCTTCGACCCCAGATCCCCGGCCTGCGGCGGAGATGAGTATCTCCACCAAACCCGCGTCTCCGAAGACAGTCGCTCCCAGCTCGGAAG GTAAGGACCCCCAAGCACCGGTGAAAGAGCTGAGCTCCCCGTGTGAGATTGCCAAGCCGCCGTGTAAAG TGCTGCAGACTGAGCAGAAGAGGAACCAGCTGGACGAACTGCGCAAATTTGGGGCCGAATTTCGG CTTCAGGCGACTCCATGTCCAGACGCCTCATTAGAGTCTTTCTCCTTGAGACAAAGGGAACAGCTagaaagtaaaatggccccactggATCCCGTTCACGTGGAGATCCCTGAATCGCGGGACCTGGGGCAGAAGATCCCTGAGTCGGTTGAAGAGACCAAGGAGGAACAGCGTATATGTGAGAATAACGAGCGCCCAGAAGAGGCGGCCAGTCCTGCCAGCAAAGGGGACGCCGAGGAGAAGGAGGAGCAAGTGGTGTGCGAGTACGTATACCGGGG cCAAGTGAAAAAATCCACTCTGAATCCCAACGCAAAGGAGTTTAATCCCACCAAGGTCCTCCTGGCAGTG AACAAGGCGACTAGCACGCCTACATCGCCCGGTCCCCGAAGTCATTCCTCCACTACCACCATCCCGATGCTGACGGCCGGCCAGAGCGGTGTGTACAGCCCGTACATCTCCTACATCAATCCGCTGCACATGAGCCCGGCCGTGCAG GCTCCTCAGATGTATCCGTACCCCGTATCTAACTCTGTGCCAGGCCAGCAGGGAAAATACAGAACAAAAG GTCCTCCCCAGCGCTCTGACCAGCAGAACTCGGCCACCTCCCTCATGCAGGCAGCGGCTGCGGCCGGACCGCCCCTTGTGGCTGCTACGCCCTATCCTTCCTACATCTCCTATAGCCCGCAGCAGTTCCCCGGACAGCCCACCATGATGCAGCCCATGGCTCATTACCCTTCACAG cctgtaTTTGCCCAGATGCTGCAGGGTAATCCTCGCATGATCGCGTCCGGGAATCATCCACAAGCCTTAGTTTCTTCCTCCAACCCGCAGTACCAACCCACAGAGCAGCCCACCCCCCAGACACTATATG CAGCTGTGCACCAGTCGTACTCCCACCACGCACCTCAGCTGCACCCCCAGCCGGCCAGCACCCCCACCCAGAGCCAGCAGCAGTCTCAGCATGCCAACCCCAGCCCTGTGCAG CACCAGGCCGGCCAACCTCCGCACCTTGGCAGTGCTCAACCCCAGCAGAATCTGTACCACACAGCTGCCTTGACGGGAACGCCACCCTCCATGACTCCTGGACCCACTGCACAGTCCCCACAGAACAGCTACCCACAGCAGGCCGTGTACGCCATCCATGCCCACCAGCAGCTGCAGCACGGCTATGCAAACATGTCTCACGTCGCCCAG GCACATTTACAGAGTGGCGTTACTGGAGCACCTCCCCACCCCGGAGCGCCTCACCCACCACATCCCGGTGCCCCCCACCCTACACCCGTAATGCTCCTACATCCCTCACAGACACACGGTGGCCCCCCACAAGCAACAGTCTCACAGACCGGGGTATCCACCCCTTCTCCATATACCTATATACCACATCCCCAAG TTCAGTCTCATCCGTCCCAGCAGCTTCCATTTCATCCTCCCGGTAACTGA